From Halomicrobium salinisoli, the proteins below share one genomic window:
- a CDS encoding electron transfer flavoprotein subunit alpha/FixB family protein — MPEIDPTDHDIAELGPKIKDVEDPEEVEEMLALEAEGEDRAPVKTLLEDRLEKLTAEDEGEADPSEATLSEMTVADVANLVRGVDDVDVLEDLLERETEGEDRKTAKERIESRIEAIEGSEDEEGEEGEKVEYVPPEEKHPDLDHPTNEKQWVEGTSGETYRDMWVYCETQQGELIDVSREMLGKARQLMDDYNSEYGVSASEASGGSEDSSSGGDEDGNPEEVIAVVIGDEVSDLTDEIVSYGADRVVYHEDERLARFRHTPYTEIFCHMCRDSDFGWRDYHEPRYTVFPATNNGRDLSALVQGELDSGLASDCSGLYIESAMISNPAKTGKPGDSEEFERVLHMKRPDFSGFEYSTILCIDKPFRDFHPQGASVIPGSFEIPEADPERRGEVVEHDMDLPDEWFQVEVTEYDQLDEGVDLTGHDVIVALGRGIGDAPTEGIELGLDMVDAFEDADLGLSRGVITSSYGFEGHVEQYVGEDRQIGESGQVVEPDVYVAAGISGAIQHKVGMDESDTIVAINTDPDADIREFSDYFVEGDLFEVLPQLTEALERGEFAAALQEVSDDD, encoded by the coding sequence GTGCCAGAGATAGATCCCACCGACCACGACATCGCGGAGCTCGGCCCGAAGATCAAGGACGTCGAGGACCCCGAGGAGGTCGAGGAGATGCTCGCCCTCGAGGCGGAGGGCGAGGACCGCGCGCCCGTGAAGACGCTGCTGGAGGACCGCCTGGAGAAACTGACGGCCGAAGACGAAGGAGAGGCCGATCCGAGCGAGGCGACCCTCTCGGAGATGACCGTCGCCGACGTCGCTAACCTCGTTCGGGGCGTCGACGACGTGGACGTGCTGGAGGACCTGCTGGAACGTGAGACGGAAGGCGAGGACCGCAAGACAGCGAAGGAGCGCATCGAGAGCCGCATCGAGGCCATCGAGGGCAGCGAGGACGAAGAGGGCGAGGAGGGCGAGAAAGTGGAGTACGTCCCGCCCGAGGAGAAGCACCCGGACCTCGACCACCCCACCAACGAGAAGCAGTGGGTCGAGGGGACGAGCGGCGAGACCTACCGCGACATGTGGGTCTACTGCGAGACCCAGCAGGGCGAACTGATCGACGTCTCGCGCGAGATGCTGGGCAAGGCCCGGCAGCTGATGGACGACTACAACAGCGAATACGGCGTCTCCGCGAGCGAAGCGAGCGGAGGCTCGGAAGACTCGTCTTCCGGCGGGGACGAAGACGGGAACCCCGAGGAGGTGATCGCCGTCGTGATCGGCGACGAGGTGTCGGACCTGACCGACGAGATCGTCTCCTACGGCGCCGACCGCGTGGTCTACCACGAGGACGAGCGCCTGGCGCGCTTCCGGCACACGCCCTACACCGAGATCTTCTGTCACATGTGCCGGGACAGCGACTTCGGGTGGCGGGACTACCACGAGCCCAGGTACACCGTCTTCCCTGCCACGAACAACGGCCGGGACCTCTCGGCGCTCGTGCAGGGCGAACTCGACTCCGGGCTGGCCTCGGACTGCTCCGGGCTGTACATCGAGTCGGCGATGATCTCGAACCCGGCGAAGACCGGAAAGCCGGGCGACAGCGAGGAGTTCGAGCGCGTCCTGCACATGAAGCGCCCGGACTTCTCGGGCTTCGAGTACTCGACGATCCTCTGCATCGACAAGCCCTTCCGGGACTTCCACCCGCAGGGCGCGTCCGTCATCCCGGGGAGCTTCGAGATCCCGGAGGCCGACCCCGAGCGCCGGGGCGAGGTCGTCGAGCACGACATGGACCTGCCCGACGAGTGGTTCCAGGTCGAGGTCACGGAGTACGACCAGCTGGACGAGGGCGTCGACCTGACCGGCCACGACGTCATCGTGGCGCTGGGCCGGGGCATCGGCGACGCCCCGACGGAGGGCATCGAACTCGGGCTAGACATGGTCGACGCCTTCGAGGACGCCGACCTCGGGCTCTCGCGGGGCGTCATCACGTCCTCCTACGGCTTCGAGGGCCACGTCGAGCAGTACGTCGGCGAGGACCGCCAGATCGGCGAGTCCGGGCAGGTGGTGGAGCCGGACGTCTACGTCGCCGCGGGCATCTCCGGGGCCATCCAGCACAAGGTCGGCATGGACGAGTCGGACACCATCGTCGCGATCAACACCGACCCCGACGCGGACATCCGGGAGTTCTCGGACTACTTCGTCGAGGGCGACCTGTTCGAGGTGCTGCCGCAACTGACCGA
- a CDS encoding electron transfer flavoprotein subunit beta/FixA family protein: MRTVVLTKGVPDFREGQVSFDEDGHLERGKTPTVMNPNDKHALRAALQTRVRNGGTVSLMSMGPPGYEEVLQEGMTDVYADDCYLLSDREMGAADTWATAMTVATGIQNLEESPDLVFAGFKTADGETGHTGPQTAWCLGMPLVTHVVALDVDEEAGTLRAKRLVEGDVEEIETVETELPAFVVADPEFEPTYRKAAHRLAWKDLREETRERAESFEDHLTVWDHADLNLDPDYIGLDGSPTIVAGVDPIPRAPSEREATVVDPDDESGMEQVFDELAPYAAGD; this comes from the coding sequence ATGCGCACAGTCGTACTGACGAAAGGCGTCCCCGACTTCCGGGAGGGCCAGGTGTCCTTCGACGAGGACGGCCACCTCGAGCGCGGGAAGACGCCGACGGTGATGAACCCGAACGACAAGCACGCGCTCCGTGCGGCCCTCCAGACGAGGGTCAGGAACGGCGGCACGGTGTCGCTGATGAGCATGGGACCGCCCGGCTACGAGGAGGTCCTGCAGGAGGGAATGACGGACGTCTACGCGGACGACTGCTACCTCCTCTCCGACCGCGAGATGGGCGCGGCCGACACCTGGGCGACGGCCATGACGGTCGCCACGGGCATCCAGAACCTCGAGGAGTCGCCGGACCTGGTGTTCGCGGGCTTCAAGACCGCCGACGGGGAGACCGGCCACACCGGCCCCCAGACGGCGTGGTGCCTCGGCATGCCGCTGGTGACCCACGTCGTCGCGCTCGACGTCGACGAGGAAGCGGGCACCCTGCGGGCCAAGCGCCTCGTCGAGGGCGACGTCGAGGAGATAGAGACAGTCGAGACGGAGCTACCGGCGTTCGTCGTCGCCGACCCGGAGTTCGAGCCCACCTACCGGAAGGCCGCCCACAGGCTGGCCTGGAAGGACCTCCGGGAGGAGACCCGGGAACGGGCCGAGTCCTTCGAGGACCACCTGACGGTGTGGGACCACGCGGACCTCAATCTCGACCCGGACTACATCGGCCTCGACGGCTCCCCCACCATCGTCGCCGGCGTGGATCCGATCCCCCGGGCCCCCTCCGAGCGCGAGGCGACGGTGGTCGATCCGGACGACGAGTCCGGGATGGAACAGGTGTTCGACGAACTCGCGCCCTACGCGGCAGGTGACTGA
- a CDS encoding 4Fe-4S dicluster domain-containing protein: MAIDPEFEETYEEVDRHEGHRVWTSDGEDPTEEKQGIHGTHVAVDFDICLADGACLEDCPVDVFEWVDTPGHPESEIKADPAHEDQCIDCMLCVDVCPVDAIDVDPSRAGRI, encoded by the coding sequence ATGGCCATAGATCCCGAGTTCGAGGAGACCTACGAGGAGGTAGACCGCCACGAGGGCCACCGCGTGTGGACCTCCGACGGCGAGGACCCCACCGAGGAGAAGCAGGGCATCCACGGCACCCACGTCGCCGTGGACTTCGACATCTGCCTCGCGGACGGCGCGTGCCTGGAGGACTGCCCCGTGGACGTCTTCGAGTGGGTCGACACGCCCGGCCACCCGGAGAGCGAGATCAAGGCCGACCCCGCCCACGAGGACCAGTGCATCGACTGCATGCTCTGCGTGGACGTCTGTCCGGTCGACGCCATCGACGTGGATCCGAGCCGGGCCGGCCGCATCTAG
- a CDS encoding DUF5789 family protein, giving the protein MADDSYDTDTESVQESANERRHERTETIEDMLGDAGMFDDMKYPVRGEELAVEYGDQSIDMPNETESLGSVFDRLVDEEFGSPQEVREAVYDAVTGEAAGPEEYNDERELSEIEDEGRQGDGPL; this is encoded by the coding sequence ATGGCCGACGATTCCTACGACACCGACACGGAGAGCGTCCAGGAGAGCGCCAACGAACGGCGCCACGAGCGGACGGAGACGATCGAGGACATGCTCGGCGACGCCGGCATGTTCGACGACATGAAGTACCCCGTCCGGGGCGAGGAACTGGCCGTCGAGTACGGCGATCAGTCCATCGACATGCCCAACGAGACGGAGTCGCTGGGCTCCGTGTTCGACCGGCTCGTCGACGAGGAGTTCGGATCGCCCCAGGAGGTGCGGGAGGCGGTGTACGACGCCGTCACCGGCGAGGCGGCGGGCCCCGAGGAGTACAACGACGAGCGCGAACTGAGCGAGATAGAGGACGAGGGCCGCCAGGGCGACGGGCCGCTGTAG
- a CDS encoding alpha/beta hydrolase, translating to MSREAPRITVHRDLPFRETDERTLHLDVYEPSESGPSPAVLFVHGGGFVAGDKGQFARQALDFADEGYVTVESQYRLGPEASFPAALVDVKAAVEWLRSEGPDYGVDPDRIAVVGHSAGGNLAALAAVTADEPAFEPERYPGASSAVDALVGYAGIYDVAAWDDPAANREYVRGTPAEDPERFDLASPLGQEDVTTPPTLLVHGTDDEAVDPDQSERFHAALDAVTEADLELLSGDGADHQFPHYAATYERTLDRTTDFLDERL from the coding sequence ATGAGCAGAGAGGCTCCGCGAATCACCGTCCACCGCGACCTGCCGTTCAGGGAGACAGACGAGCGGACGCTCCACCTCGACGTCTACGAGCCGTCCGAGAGCGGCCCGAGCCCGGCCGTCCTGTTCGTCCACGGCGGCGGCTTCGTCGCCGGCGACAAGGGCCAGTTCGCCCGCCAGGCGCTCGATTTCGCCGACGAGGGGTACGTCACCGTCGAGTCGCAGTACCGGCTCGGACCGGAGGCGTCGTTCCCGGCGGCGCTCGTCGACGTGAAGGCCGCCGTCGAGTGGCTGCGCAGCGAGGGGCCGGATTACGGCGTCGACCCGGACCGGATCGCCGTCGTCGGCCACTCCGCCGGCGGCAACCTCGCCGCGCTGGCGGCCGTCACGGCCGACGAGCCGGCCTTCGAGCCGGAGCGGTATCCCGGCGCCTCCTCCGCCGTCGACGCGCTCGTGGGCTACGCGGGCATCTACGACGTCGCCGCGTGGGACGACCCCGCGGCCAACCGCGAATACGTCCGCGGGACGCCGGCGGAGGACCCGGAGCGGTTCGACCTCGCGTCGCCGCTGGGACAGGAGGACGTGACGACGCCGCCGACGCTGCTGGTCCACGGGACCGACGACGAGGCCGTCGACCCGGACCAGTCCGAGCGCTTCCACGCGGCGCTCGACGCGGTGACCGAGGCCGACCTGGAGTTGCTCTCCGGAGACGGCGCGGACCACCAGTTCCCGCACTATGCCGCCACCTACGAGCGGACGCTGGACCGGACCACTGACTTCCTGGACGAGCGCCTGTGA
- a CDS encoding right-handed parallel beta-helix repeat-containing protein, whose product MDRRSFLAAAGVAAVGAGVGTSTLQRGFRTIGVPRDADSIQAGVDAASPGDLVLVDAGTYDENVVVSTPGVTLRGVDRNAVVLDGDFDPGNGVDVAADGVAVENLTVRRFQGTGVYWHGVAGFRGSYLTAYNNGYYGIYATGSSDGRFEYSYASGHPDAGFYLGRHRPYDATVANVVAEHNAVGYSGTSTGGRLTVRDSIFRHNRTGVLPNTLDTTDPPQRASRFVGNVVSENDDEDAPALRYVAPTFGMGVVLWGASDNVVADNRVDGHPNFGIVADHNVVAPSGNEVRNNVVRGSGEADLALGAPAGEGNQFAGNQFATSAPSGLQADASDGSRRVAAVFERQAVAQGDPAPGGDWRDQPEPDPKPTMRDPGASPRIADRATSWGDDGENGDGESDERTE is encoded by the coding sequence ATGGACCGCCGCAGTTTCCTCGCCGCCGCCGGCGTCGCAGCGGTCGGTGCCGGAGTCGGGACCAGCACCCTCCAGCGGGGGTTCCGAACGATCGGCGTCCCGCGGGACGCGGACTCGATCCAGGCGGGCGTCGACGCGGCGTCCCCGGGCGATCTCGTCCTCGTCGACGCCGGCACCTACGACGAGAACGTGGTCGTCTCGACGCCCGGCGTCACGCTGCGCGGCGTCGACCGCAACGCCGTCGTCCTCGACGGGGACTTCGATCCGGGCAACGGCGTCGACGTCGCGGCCGACGGCGTGGCCGTCGAGAACCTCACCGTCCGGCGCTTCCAGGGCACGGGCGTCTACTGGCACGGCGTCGCGGGCTTCCGCGGCAGCTACCTCACCGCCTACAACAACGGCTACTACGGGATCTACGCGACCGGATCCAGCGACGGTCGCTTCGAGTACAGCTACGCCTCGGGGCACCCGGACGCCGGCTTCTACCTGGGGCGGCACCGCCCCTACGACGCGACCGTCGCGAACGTGGTGGCCGAGCACAACGCGGTCGGCTACTCCGGCACCAGCACGGGCGGGCGCCTGACGGTCAGGGACTCGATCTTCCGGCACAACAGGACCGGCGTCCTCCCCAACACGCTGGACACCACTGATCCGCCACAGCGCGCCTCGCGGTTCGTCGGCAACGTCGTCTCGGAGAACGACGACGAGGACGCCCCGGCGCTGCGCTACGTCGCGCCGACGTTCGGCATGGGCGTCGTCCTCTGGGGCGCGAGCGACAACGTGGTCGCGGACAACCGGGTCGACGGCCACCCCAACTTCGGCATCGTCGCCGACCACAACGTGGTCGCCCCGTCGGGCAACGAGGTCAGGAACAACGTGGTCCGGGGCTCCGGGGAGGCCGACCTGGCGCTGGGTGCGCCCGCCGGCGAGGGCAACCAGTTCGCGGGCAACCAGTTCGCCACCAGCGCGCCGTCGGGCCTCCAGGCGGACGCCAGCGACGGCTCCCGGCGCGTCGCGGCCGTCTTCGAGCGCCAGGCGGTCGCCCAGGGTGATCCGGCGCCTGGCGGCGACTGGCGCGACCAGCCCGAACCGGATCCGAAACCGACGATGCGGGATCCCGGGGCGTCGCCGCGGATAGCCGACAGGGCGACCTCGTGGGGCGACGACGGCGAGAACGGCGACGGCGAATCCGACGAAAGAACGGAGTGA
- a CDS encoding glutamate--tRNA ligase, with protein sequence MDEELRAQAREAAEIAALINAVKHGSEAQVGAIMGPLMGENPELREHGDEVPDVISPVIQDVNEMGAEERRERLAELAPEELEEIESEDEGEEGPLPDLPNADEYDQIRLRVAPNPNGPWHIGHARMAAVVGTYAEEYDGEFVCRFDDTDPETKRPDLAAYDQILDAIDYLGFEPAEVEKASDRVETYYEYARELIDLGGAYTCSCPGEEFSELKNDAEPCPHRDKDVETVREEFADMVAGEYDSGEMVLRVKTDIEHKNPALRDWVAFRMVDTPHPREAASEYRCWPMLDFQSGVDDHLLSVSHIIRGIDLQDSAKRQQFVYDYFDWEYPEVIHWGHVQVDAYDVPMSTSSIKELIEDGDLDGWDDPRAPTVASLAKRGIRGAAVTDAMVELGTSTSNVDLAMSSIYANNRELIDDETDRAFFVRDDPDVGGLVERQVVGGPDVAEPPVHPDHEDRGVREIPVEGSVAVEGDDLPEHGERVWLKGYGCVRHTRDTFEYTGDDIDVVRDGDVDVVHWAPADGPHLRLRTMEGDVEGVAEPGVVDYEEDDLLQFERVGFARLDQVPEDAAEEVGVVAYFTHS encoded by the coding sequence ATGGACGAGGAGCTACGAGCGCAGGCCCGCGAGGCCGCCGAGATCGCGGCGCTTATCAACGCGGTCAAGCACGGTAGCGAGGCGCAGGTCGGGGCCATCATGGGCCCGCTGATGGGCGAGAACCCGGAGCTTCGCGAGCACGGGGACGAGGTGCCGGACGTCATCTCCCCGGTGATCCAGGACGTCAACGAGATGGGCGCAGAGGAGCGCCGGGAGCGGCTGGCCGAGCTGGCCCCCGAGGAGTTGGAGGAGATCGAGAGCGAGGACGAAGGCGAGGAGGGGCCGCTGCCGGACCTCCCGAACGCGGACGAGTACGACCAGATCCGGCTGCGGGTGGCCCCGAACCCCAACGGCCCGTGGCACATCGGCCACGCCCGGATGGCCGCGGTGGTCGGCACCTACGCCGAGGAGTACGACGGCGAGTTCGTCTGCCGGTTCGACGACACCGACCCGGAGACCAAGCGGCCGGACCTGGCGGCCTACGACCAGATTCTCGATGCCATCGACTACCTCGGCTTCGAGCCCGCAGAGGTCGAGAAGGCCAGCGACCGCGTCGAGACCTACTACGAGTACGCCCGCGAGCTGATCGACCTCGGCGGCGCGTACACCTGCTCCTGCCCCGGCGAGGAGTTCTCGGAGCTGAAGAACGACGCCGAGCCCTGCCCGCACCGGGACAAGGACGTCGAGACAGTCCGCGAGGAGTTCGCCGACATGGTCGCCGGCGAGTACGACAGCGGCGAGATGGTCCTGAGGGTCAAGACCGACATCGAGCACAAGAACCCCGCGCTGCGCGACTGGGTCGCCTTCCGGATGGTCGACACCCCGCACCCGCGCGAGGCGGCCAGCGAGTACCGCTGCTGGCCGATGCTGGACTTCCAGTCGGGCGTCGACGACCACCTGCTTTCGGTCAGCCACATCATCCGCGGCATCGACCTGCAGGACTCCGCGAAGCGCCAGCAGTTCGTCTACGACTACTTCGACTGGGAGTACCCCGAGGTCATCCACTGGGGCCACGTCCAGGTCGACGCCTACGACGTGCCGATGTCGACCTCCAGCATCAAGGAGCTCATCGAGGACGGCGACCTCGACGGCTGGGACGATCCGCGCGCGCCCACCGTCGCCAGCCTCGCAAAGCGGGGCATCCGCGGCGCGGCCGTCACCGACGCCATGGTCGAACTGGGCACCTCGACGTCGAACGTCGACCTGGCGATGTCCTCCATCTACGCGAACAACCGCGAGCTGATCGACGACGAGACCGACCGCGCCTTCTTCGTCCGCGACGACCCCGACGTCGGCGGCCTCGTCGAGCGCCAGGTCGTCGGCGGGCCAGACGTCGCCGAGCCGCCGGTCCACCCCGACCACGAGGACCGCGGCGTCCGCGAGATCCCCGTCGAGGGGAGCGTCGCCGTCGAGGGCGACGACCTGCCCGAGCACGGCGAGCGCGTCTGGCTGAAGGGCTACGGCTGCGTCCGCCACACCCGCGACACCTTCGAGTACACGGGCGACGACATCGACGTGGTCCGCGACGGCGACGTGGACGTGGTCCACTGGGCGCCTGCGGACGGGCCGCACCTCCGCCTGCGGACGATGGAGGGCGACGTGGAGGGCGTCGCAGAGCCCGGCGTCGTCGACTACGAGGAGGACGACCTGCTCCAGTTCGAGCGGGTCGGGTTCGCCAGGCTGGACCAGGTCCCCGAGGACGCCGCCGAGGAGGTCGGCGTCGTGGCGTACTTCACGCACTCCTAG
- the idsA3 gene encoding geranylfarnesyl diphosphate synthase gives MVQRGQRVEEAILARRERVNDAIPDELPVVEPERLYEASRYLLDAGGKRLRPTMVLLAAEALADVEPLSVDYRAFPTLSGGEIDLMAAAASVEMIQSFTLIHDDIMDDDDLRRGVPAVHREYDLETAILAGDTLYSKAFESMLETGAEPDRSVQAVSKLASTCTKICEGQAFDIDFESRDAVTPDEYLEMVELKTAVLYAASAAIPAELLGADEEVDALYGYGLDVGRAFQIQDDLLDLTTPSEKLGKQRGSDLVEDKQTLITVHAREQGVDVDSLVDTDSVEDVTEAEIDEAVERLEDAGSIDYARETAHELIESGKENLEVLPDNEARELLEGIADYLVEREY, from the coding sequence ATGGTCCAGAGAGGACAGCGCGTCGAGGAGGCGATCCTCGCGCGACGAGAACGGGTCAACGACGCGATCCCGGACGAGCTTCCGGTCGTCGAGCCCGAGCGGCTGTACGAGGCCTCGCGGTACCTGCTGGACGCTGGCGGAAAGCGACTCCGCCCGACGATGGTCCTGCTGGCCGCAGAGGCGCTCGCGGACGTCGAGCCGCTGTCGGTCGACTACCGCGCGTTCCCGACGCTTTCCGGCGGCGAGATCGACCTGATGGCCGCCGCCGCGTCCGTCGAGATGATCCAGTCGTTCACGCTGATCCACGACGACATCATGGACGACGACGACCTCCGGCGGGGCGTGCCGGCGGTCCACCGCGAGTACGACCTCGAGACGGCGATCCTCGCCGGCGACACGCTGTACTCGAAGGCCTTCGAGAGCATGCTGGAGACCGGCGCCGAGCCCGATCGGTCGGTCCAGGCGGTGTCCAAACTGGCCTCGACGTGCACGAAGATCTGCGAGGGCCAGGCGTTCGACATCGACTTCGAGTCCCGCGACGCGGTCACGCCCGACGAGTACCTCGAGATGGTCGAGCTGAAGACGGCGGTGCTGTACGCCGCCTCCGCCGCCATCCCGGCGGAGCTTCTGGGCGCCGACGAGGAGGTCGACGCCCTCTACGGCTACGGGCTCGACGTCGGCCGCGCGTTCCAGATTCAGGACGACCTGCTGGACCTGACCACGCCCTCCGAGAAGCTCGGCAAGCAGCGCGGCTCCGACCTCGTCGAGGACAAGCAGACGCTGATCACGGTCCACGCCCGCGAGCAGGGCGTCGACGTCGACTCGCTGGTCGACACCGACTCGGTGGAGGACGTCACCGAGGCCGAGATCGACGAGGCCGTCGAGCGACTGGAGGACGCGGGCAGCATCGACTACGCCCGCGAGACCGCCCACGAGCTGATCGAGAGCGGCAAGGAGAACCTCGAAGTCCTCCCCGACAACGAGGCCCGCGAGCTACTGGAGGGCATCGCGGACTACCTCGTCGAGCGGGAGTACTAG
- a CDS encoding ribonuclease J, protein MEVEIATIGGYEEVGRQMTAVRAGEDVVIFDMGLNLSKVLIHDNVETERMHSLDLIDMGAIPDDRVMSDLEGDVKAIVPTHGHLDHIGAISKLAHRYDAPIVATPFTIELVKQQIKGEEKFGVQNDLVKMEAGGTMSIGERNELEFVNVTHSIIDAINPVLHTPEGAVVYGLDKRMDHTPVLGDPIDMERFREIGREGEGVLCYIEDCTNANKKGRTPSESVARRHLKDVMQSVEDYDGGIVATTFSSHIARVKSLVEFAQDIGRQPVLLGRSMEKYSGTAERLDFVEFPEDLGMYGHRKSVDRTFKRIMNDGKENFLPIVTGHQGEPRAMLTRMGRGETPYELDEGDKVIFSARVIPEPTNEGQRYQSEKLLGMQGARIYDDIHVSGHLNQEGHYEMLQALQPRNVIPAHQDMSGYSSYVNLAENEGYKLGRDLHVTRNGNMIQLTE, encoded by the coding sequence ATGGAAGTCGAAATCGCGACAATCGGCGGTTACGAGGAGGTCGGCCGACAGATGACGGCGGTGCGTGCGGGCGAGGACGTCGTCATCTTCGACATGGGGCTGAACCTCTCGAAGGTACTGATTCACGACAACGTCGAGACCGAGCGGATGCACTCGCTCGACCTCATCGACATGGGCGCGATCCCGGACGACCGCGTCATGTCCGACCTCGAGGGCGACGTGAAGGCCATCGTGCCCACCCACGGCCACCTCGACCACATCGGCGCCATCTCGAAGCTGGCCCATCGCTACGACGCACCCATCGTGGCGACGCCGTTCACGATCGAGCTGGTCAAACAGCAGATCAAGGGCGAGGAGAAGTTCGGGGTCCAGAACGACCTCGTCAAGATGGAGGCCGGCGGCACGATGTCGATCGGCGAGCGCAACGAACTCGAGTTCGTCAACGTCACCCACTCCATCATCGACGCGATCAACCCGGTGCTGCACACGCCCGAAGGGGCCGTCGTCTACGGGCTGGACAAGCGCATGGACCACACGCCCGTCCTGGGCGACCCCATCGACATGGAGCGGTTCCGCGAGATCGGTCGCGAGGGCGAAGGGGTGCTGTGTTACATCGAGGACTGCACCAACGCCAACAAGAAGGGCCGCACGCCCTCGGAGTCGGTCGCGCGCCGCCACCTCAAGGACGTCATGCAGAGCGTGGAGGACTACGACGGCGGTATCGTCGCCACCACCTTCTCCAGCCACATCGCCCGCGTGAAGAGTCTCGTCGAGTTCGCGCAGGACATCGGCCGCCAGCCCGTCCTGCTGGGTCGCTCGATGGAGAAGTACTCCGGGACGGCCGAGCGCCTGGACTTCGTCGAGTTCCCCGAGGACCTCGGCATGTACGGTCACCGCAAGTCCGTCGACCGGACGTTCAAGCGGATCATGAACGACGGCAAGGAGAACTTCCTGCCGATCGTGACCGGCCATCAGGGCGAGCCGCGGGCGATGCTCACCCGGATGGGCCGGGGCGAGACGCCCTACGAACTGGACGAGGGCGACAAGGTCATCTTCTCGGCCCGGGTCATCCCGGAGCCGACCAACGAGGGCCAGCGCTACCAGTCCGAGAAGCTTCTGGGCATGCAGGGCGCCCGCATCTACGACGACATCCACGTCTCCGGCCACCTGAACCAGGAGGGTCACTACGAGATGCTGCAGGCGCTCCAGCCGCGGAACGTCATCCCCGCCCACCAGGACATGTCCGGCTACTCGTCGTACGTGAACCTGGCGGAGAACGAGGGGTACAAGCTCGGCCGGGACCTGCACGTCACGCGCAACGGCAACATGATCCAGCTGACCGAGTAG
- a CDS encoding isopentenyl phosphate kinase → MTETLVVKLGGSVITDKSEPETVDREALAAAAAALAGTDARLVVVHGGGSFGHHHADEHGVTTERGTRDAAGALAVHEAMTRLSREVVDALQSAGVPALPVRPLSAGSRDADGDLSLPTEQVRRLLGEGFAPVLHGDVVAHEGEGVTVVSGDELVVEAAPAVDADRVGLCSTVPGVLDGDGDVVERVSAVEDVPALGDSDATDVTGGMAGKVQSLLGLSAPAQIFGPDALSDFLAGEAPGTTVDGR, encoded by the coding sequence ATGACCGAGACGCTCGTCGTCAAGCTCGGGGGCAGCGTGATCACCGACAAGTCCGAGCCCGAGACGGTCGATCGGGAGGCGCTCGCGGCAGCCGCGGCCGCGCTGGCCGGCACCGACGCCCGGCTCGTCGTCGTCCACGGCGGCGGGAGCTTCGGTCACCACCACGCCGACGAGCACGGCGTGACGACGGAGCGGGGGACCCGCGACGCCGCGGGCGCGCTGGCCGTCCACGAGGCGATGACCCGCCTCAGCCGCGAGGTCGTCGACGCGCTGCAGTCGGCCGGAGTCCCGGCGCTGCCCGTCCGACCGCTCTCGGCCGGATCGCGGGACGCCGACGGCGACCTCTCCCTGCCGACCGAGCAGGTCCGCCGGCTCCTGGGCGAGGGGTTCGCGCCCGTGCTCCACGGCGACGTCGTCGCCCACGAGGGCGAGGGCGTGACGGTCGTCTCGGGCGACGAACTCGTGGTCGAAGCGGCGCCGGCGGTCGACGCGGACCGCGTCGGCCTCTGCTCGACCGTGCCCGGCGTCCTCGACGGCGACGGCGACGTCGTCGAGCGCGTCTCGGCGGTCGAGGACGTCCCCGCGCTGGGCGACAGCGACGCGACCGACGTCACCGGCGGGATGGCCGGCAAGGTCCAGTCGCTGCTCGGGCTGTCGGCGCCCGCACAGATCTTCGGGCCCGACGCGCTGTCGGACTTCCTGGCCGGCGAGGCGCCCGGGACCACCGTCGACGGGCGGTGA